In a genomic window of Apteryx mantelli isolate bAptMan1 chromosome 2, bAptMan1.hap1, whole genome shotgun sequence:
- the STMND1 gene encoding LOW QUALITY PROTEIN: stathmin domain-containing protein 1 (The sequence of the model RefSeq protein was modified relative to this genomic sequence to represent the inferred CDS: inserted 2 bases in 1 codon) — protein MRLHWSSHRRFTNPLNDLRRFAALRSISPQGEADGHSFAIGCNTSNRLVVVRLSSEELKNKHEAKTQTKSDGIARTGAGTAWDGAAWPTDNSKNGAEPEDEISDADFPGELPERFTSSQKRSNAQNTDTFLTSKFISKSGPIQERGRQKSSDILEELRMQGIIKSQTTTAGTGEVLENKCHYMRQDLCYSSDPPMSSLIEELNKRPQHTAFFPAATHQTTSKQTEKDYPSFESQEARDCXQPSPLDGEPGVLLKKAVAAVETTNDYAEDLAIESDVTYNCLNETTWI, from the exons ATGCGTCTTCACTGGAGTTCCCACAGAAGGTTCACTAACCCTCTGAATGACCTGCGGAGATTTGCTGCTCTCAGATCAATATCCCCA CAAGGAGAAGCAGATGGTCACAGTTTTGCCATAGGCTGCAATACTTCTAACAGGCTTGTTGTAGTGCGGCTGTCCTCTGAGGAGTTAAAGAACAAGCATGAAGCCAAAACCCAG ACTAAAAGTGATGGCATTGCAAGAACAGGGGCTGGCACCGCTTGGGATGGGGCAGCTTGGCCAACAGACAATTCAAAGAATGGAGCAGAACCTGAAGATGAGATCAGTGACGCAGACTTCCCTGGGGAATTACCAGAAAGATTTACATCTTCTCAAAAAAGAAGCAATGCACAAAACACAGATA CGTTCCTCACCAGCAAGTTCATCAGTAAATCAGGGCCCATACAGGAAAGGGGGAGGCAAAAGTCATCAGACATTCTGGAGGAGCTGAGGATGCAGGGAATAATCAAGAGCCAAACTACAACTGCTGGGACTGGAGAAGTCCTGGAAAACAAGTGTCATTATATGAGACAGGACCTCTGCTACAGCTCTGACCCTCCTATGAGCTCCCT aataGAGGAACTGAACAAAAGGCCACAACACACTGCATTTTTTCCAGCAGCTACCCATCAAACTACAAGtaaacagactgaaaaagacTACCCAAGTTTTGAAAGTCAAGAAGCAAGAGACTG TCAGCCCTCACCTTTAGATGGGGAGCCAGGTGTGCTTCTGAAGAAAGCAGTAGCTGCAGTAGAAACCACAAACGATTACGCTGAGGACTTGGCCATTGAGTCTGACGTAACTTACAACTGCCTCAATGAAACAACCTGGATCTAA